The Pseudodesulfovibrio sp. zrk46 genome contains a region encoding:
- a CDS encoding YdbL family protein — translation MPNKKHIIALVTMLICLLAATAQAQGIKDRMKARVPAIQALQKQGIVGENNQGYLEFRGPQQQADLVAAENADRAKVYAAIAKKTGAAPAVVGQRSAAKFIQIVPPGSWVQNPQGQWYQK, via the coding sequence ATGCCCAATAAGAAACATATTATTGCCCTTGTCACCATGCTGATCTGCCTGCTGGCTGCCACGGCTCAGGCACAGGGCATCAAGGATCGAATGAAGGCCCGAGTCCCCGCCATCCAGGCCCTTCAGAAGCAAGGGATCGTCGGCGAAAACAACCAGGGATACCTCGAATTCCGGGGGCCGCAGCAGCAGGCCGATCTCGTCGCCGCTGAAAACGCCGATCGCGCCAAGGTATACGCAGCCATTGCCAAGAAGACCGGCGCCGCCCCAGCCGTTGTCGGTCAACGAAGCGCCGCGAAGTTCATCCAAATAGTACCTCCGGGCAGTTGGGTTCAGAACCCGCAAGGACAGTGGTACCAAAAATAG
- a CDS encoding C40 family peptidase, which produces MAAKHSARRWTFCMAVLLLMVLLAAGGCATKSVAPPPGASPQSVKHSAAKGKAASVLRMARSVIGAPYRWGGESPRSGFDCSGLVWYVYRQNGISLPRVSWQQFGAGSSIKYGQLRPGDLIFHKVEKGAKSLHVGIVTDRGTFIHAPSSGKRVMESSLNNTYWREHYVGARRVL; this is translated from the coding sequence ATGGCCGCGAAACATTCCGCCCGCCGCTGGACGTTCTGCATGGCAGTTTTGCTGCTCATGGTGCTCCTTGCGGCCGGCGGTTGTGCGACCAAGTCCGTAGCCCCGCCTCCCGGTGCCTCACCACAGTCCGTCAAACACTCTGCCGCCAAAGGCAAAGCGGCATCTGTCCTGCGCATGGCCCGCTCCGTGATCGGTGCCCCATACCGATGGGGCGGCGAATCGCCCCGCTCCGGCTTCGATTGCTCCGGACTGGTCTGGTACGTGTACCGCCAGAACGGCATTTCCCTGCCGCGCGTCTCCTGGCAGCAGTTCGGTGCAGGCTCGTCCATCAAGTACGGCCAGCTCCGTCCCGGCGATCTCATCTTCCATAAGGTCGAAAAAGGCGCCAAGTCTCTCCACGTAGGCATCGTCACCGATCGCGGCACCTTCATCCACGCCCCCAGTTCCGGCAAACGGGTTATGGAATCCAGCCTGAACAATACATACTGGCGGGAGCACTACGTCGGCGCCAGACGCGTCCTGTAA
- a CDS encoding BON domain-containing protein, producing the protein MKRSISILFVILMLVAAYMTQGCAMYDVAVEERNVSTYSGDKKISFLIEEKFLDDNTVKFLDFDAYTYEGHVYLIGEYESHTQVERAVKIAKGVKGVKTVTTYFMPKKVGDHCGTTDNLSISSTLRKDLIADGDIWSTNIDIEMIQCHVVLLGIVGSAKERDKAIAHAKSIEGVRGVKSYIKVR; encoded by the coding sequence ATGAAACGCAGTATATCCATTCTTTTCGTAATATTGATGCTCGTAGCCGCATACATGACCCAAGGTTGCGCCATGTACGACGTGGCCGTGGAAGAGCGAAATGTCAGCACCTATTCCGGGGACAAAAAGATCTCATTTCTGATCGAAGAGAAATTCCTGGATGACAACACCGTCAAGTTCCTCGACTTCGACGCCTACACGTACGAGGGGCATGTCTACCTGATCGGCGAATATGAGAGCCATACACAGGTGGAACGCGCCGTAAAAATCGCCAAGGGCGTTAAAGGCGTGAAGACCGTGACGACTTACTTCATGCCCAAGAAGGTCGGCGACCATTGCGGCACCACGGACAACCTCAGCATCTCCAGCACGCTGCGCAAGGACCTCATTGCAGACGGTGACATCTGGTCAACCAACATCGATATCGAGATGATCCAGTGCCACGTCGTCCTGCTGGGCATTGTCGGCTCGGCCAAGGAACGCGACAAGGCCATCGCACACGCCAAGTCCATTGAAGGTGTGCGCGGCGTAAAGTCCTACATCAAGGTTCGGTAA
- a CDS encoding YdbH domain-containing protein yields the protein MAVSLGKRILKWTLLVTPWLLTIILAAGWGLFLWTPGYLEKLVPQMAGEMGLPLTEFHIRNAGLFSADIGPVRLGPEKGGLRLANMHVTYTPESLKQKRVNTVTLEGVSLDAEFADGTFRLPVLDLLPKSESDTSSDNALPDLPLDSIAIIDSVLHCTVDGTPISVPFSALVTPGDTINVAATIIPRDQQIDVAVELGPTMDDVKAEVIAKKFRLGAVADFLPMPVTGDADITINAALNLTDLDSLNAQVQTDIANLVLPDTGVLLAEDSKLSIAANVVGKTVDFSIQPLAIEAPQPMTVTIAKGHASAENLATEFTIESMGVTLPGKLNATCTNDIWNVALNMDHPDKMVIDTGGRAIRLAGLNLSLTGTATSDKADVILKGNTRGTALDKTDLRTGAVKFSLPLAWPAPKKHTRGDLRVSDLRFDKYRLGTVVTRMRQQGMGLGIEGALYSQLLPDLKVVFGGSASMETKDARFTFDIPSYSIADTFDPATLAPAMKGVKLTGNLSVEGGLTIHDGDIASNMGVFVTNGSLVMGEEKTARLEGIRLYFESPDLMNFRSAPAQLLSFDSLTAGPLSIGKGRVTFQLEPRGVVLVENMSFNWVGGHVASRAFRIVPGHEEYDVTLFCSHLSLSGLLKQLGLADAEGKAALSGELPVTWKRGKISFNNGFLHSSPGEGGTIKVEAMQDLVSAIPEGTPQRGQLELAQEAIKDFEYRWVRIKADTVGKDLLVRLSLDGKPVSTLPFIYRKEFGGFARVTGDVKGSNFQGLRLDVNFTLPLDQILLYKDIINMIE from the coding sequence ATGGCCGTCTCTCTTGGCAAACGCATTCTTAAATGGACACTGCTTGTCACCCCCTGGTTGCTGACCATTATTCTGGCAGCCGGGTGGGGTCTTTTCCTGTGGACACCCGGGTATTTGGAAAAGCTCGTCCCACAGATGGCTGGCGAGATGGGACTGCCCCTGACCGAATTTCACATCCGCAATGCAGGCCTCTTTTCCGCCGACATCGGCCCTGTCCGCCTCGGGCCTGAAAAAGGCGGGCTGCGGCTTGCCAATATGCATGTCACCTACACCCCGGAATCATTGAAACAGAAGCGGGTGAACACCGTCACCCTTGAGGGTGTCAGCCTCGATGCCGAGTTTGCTGACGGCACATTTCGTCTGCCGGTCCTCGACTTGCTCCCCAAATCCGAATCAGACACATCTTCCGACAACGCCCTCCCCGACCTGCCGCTGGACTCCATTGCAATAATCGACTCCGTTCTGCATTGCACGGTGGACGGCACGCCCATCTCCGTCCCCTTCTCGGCACTGGTCACACCGGGGGATACCATTAATGTCGCAGCCACCATTATCCCTCGCGATCAGCAGATTGATGTAGCTGTTGAATTGGGCCCGACCATGGATGATGTGAAGGCCGAGGTGATTGCCAAAAAATTCCGACTCGGTGCAGTGGCCGATTTCCTTCCCATGCCTGTCACAGGTGATGCAGACATCACCATCAATGCCGCTCTCAACCTCACGGACCTCGACTCCCTGAACGCACAGGTGCAGACCGATATTGCCAACCTTGTCCTGCCGGATACAGGCGTACTGCTCGCGGAGGACTCAAAGCTCTCTATCGCAGCGAATGTGGTTGGCAAGACGGTCGACTTTTCGATCCAGCCACTCGCCATCGAAGCCCCGCAGCCCATGACTGTGACTATTGCCAAGGGTCACGCCTCGGCCGAGAATCTGGCAACAGAGTTCACCATCGAATCCATGGGTGTCACTCTGCCCGGAAAGCTGAACGCGACTTGTACCAATGACATCTGGAATGTGGCCCTGAACATGGACCATCCAGACAAGATGGTCATTGATACCGGAGGCCGCGCCATTCGGCTGGCCGGATTGAATCTGAGCCTCACAGGCACGGCCACTTCAGACAAAGCGGACGTCATTCTCAAGGGAAACACACGCGGCACGGCGCTCGACAAGACAGACCTGCGCACTGGCGCAGTGAAGTTTTCCCTCCCTCTGGCGTGGCCTGCACCAAAGAAGCATACGCGAGGCGACCTGCGCGTATCCGACCTGCGCTTCGACAAGTACCGCCTCGGCACGGTAGTCACCCGCATGCGTCAGCAAGGCATGGGCCTCGGCATTGAGGGAGCCCTCTACTCACAGCTCCTGCCTGATCTCAAAGTTGTTTTCGGCGGCAGCGCGTCCATGGAAACCAAGGACGCCCGGTTCACTTTTGACATCCCGAGTTACTCCATAGCCGACACGTTTGATCCGGCCACGCTGGCTCCGGCCATGAAGGGTGTGAAACTTACCGGAAACCTGTCGGTTGAAGGCGGATTGACCATCCACGACGGCGACATCGCATCGAACATGGGCGTATTCGTCACCAACGGTTCCCTCGTCATGGGCGAGGAGAAAACCGCCCGCCTCGAGGGTATCCGTCTCTATTTCGAATCACCGGACCTGATGAATTTCCGCAGCGCACCAGCCCAGCTGCTCAGTTTCGACAGCCTCACCGCAGGCCCGCTTTCCATCGGCAAAGGCCGCGTCACATTCCAATTGGAGCCTCGCGGCGTGGTGCTGGTGGAGAACATGAGCTTCAATTGGGTGGGTGGCCACGTTGCCAGCCGTGCTTTCCGTATCGTCCCCGGTCACGAGGAGTATGACGTCACCCTGTTCTGTTCGCATCTCAGCCTCTCCGGCCTGCTCAAACAGCTCGGTTTGGCCGATGCTGAAGGCAAGGCGGCCCTGTCCGGTGAATTGCCTGTTACATGGAAGCGTGGGAAAATTTCGTTCAACAACGGATTTTTGCACTCGTCACCGGGCGAAGGCGGCACCATTAAAGTCGAGGCCATGCAGGATCTGGTCAGCGCGATTCCTGAGGGGACACCCCAACGCGGACAACTGGAATTGGCGCAGGAGGCCATCAAGGATTTCGAGTATAGATGGGTGCGCATCAAGGCGGATACTGTAGGGAAAGACCTGCTGGTACGGCTGTCTTTGGACGGCAAGCCCGTCTCCACGCTCCCATTTATTTACCGCAAGGAGTTCGGCGGTTTTGCCCGTGTGACCGGAGATGTGAAGGGCTCCAATTTCCAGGGCCTGCGACTGGATGTGAATTTCACCTTACCACTGGACCAAATATTGCTGTATAAGGACATCATCAACATGATCGAATAG
- a CDS encoding RluA family pseudouridine synthase, with product MPKAQFITVTEAEAGQKLLQYLERRLKGDVPRSAIQRWIRKGQVRVDKGRKKPFDRIEAGQMVRIPPYTPGEDKTASSVGTLDIAHEEKHLLVVAKPAGLAAHGGDKIEDSVVARLNAMFKGADFMPTLAHRLDRDTSGLLLAAKDYATLRDLNDRFASGDIGKVYLAWVKGNWRETDTVLLEDLLEKQGAPGEEKVRTGSGKEALARVTGLVAGDQYSLVAVRLLTGRTHQIRVQLASRKHPVVGDRKYGKGNDRGAMRLHCFAMRVADATFSLPPNWTGKWSVPDKALQQALALLFD from the coding sequence ATGCCCAAAGCCCAGTTTATTACCGTTACCGAGGCCGAAGCCGGCCAGAAGCTGCTCCAATATTTGGAACGCCGCCTGAAAGGCGACGTGCCGCGCTCGGCCATCCAGCGATGGATCCGAAAAGGACAGGTGCGCGTGGACAAAGGGCGCAAAAAGCCGTTCGACCGCATCGAGGCGGGACAGATGGTCCGTATCCCGCCCTATACTCCGGGCGAGGACAAAACGGCATCTTCGGTGGGCACTTTGGATATCGCCCATGAGGAAAAGCACCTCCTTGTGGTCGCCAAACCTGCCGGACTGGCCGCACATGGCGGTGACAAGATCGAAGACTCGGTAGTGGCCCGCCTGAACGCCATGTTCAAAGGTGCGGATTTCATGCCCACACTGGCGCATCGACTGGACAGAGATACCTCGGGACTGCTCCTGGCTGCCAAAGACTATGCGACCCTGCGCGACCTGAACGACCGATTCGCTTCAGGCGATATCGGCAAGGTCTATCTGGCATGGGTCAAAGGCAATTGGCGCGAAACAGATACCGTGCTGCTGGAAGACCTTTTGGAGAAGCAAGGCGCACCGGGTGAAGAGAAAGTCCGTACTGGCTCGGGCAAGGAAGCGCTGGCACGCGTGACGGGTTTGGTTGCTGGCGACCAATACAGCCTCGTCGCTGTCCGATTGCTTACCGGTCGCACCCATCAGATTCGCGTTCAGCTGGCTTCCCGCAAACACCCTGTCGTAGGTGATCGCAAATACGGCAAGGGTAATGATCGCGGAGCCATGCGTCTGCACTGTTTTGCCATGCGCGTGGCCGATGCCACCTTCTCACTGCCCCCCAACTGGACCGGCAAATGGTCAGTGCCGGATAAAGCGTTGCAGCAGGCATTGGCCCTGTTGTTCGACTAG
- the bioA gene encoding adenosylmethionine--8-amino-7-oxononanoate transaminase: protein MMRGFFITGTDTGVGKTRVTAALLRAMLDAGKKALAIKAVQTGCLETEEGLCAEDVDVYARFTRDHFPDGYPDACCKKFVPACSPHLAAKLANDVIDLDELVKGIRSKGDGYDVALVEGAGGAAVPLNDTETSLDLMQRLGLPVIIVADNKLGMINHTLMTVEMVRNRGLKVAGVVINNTTRPDEEDEFLREDNVKTITEHGDVPILADIQFLGDQTYPKHRLLNRMVRALESLCTGPVASSDDIDFDRDHLWHPYTSATNPLVTTKVKSAHGTRLVLEDGTELMDGMASWWCAIHGYNHPELNRTAREQIGRMSHVMFGGLTHDPAVELGRSLIGMAPDGLDHCFLADSGSVSVEVAIKMALQYMQTSGQTERTRLFTVRGGYHGDTCGCMSVCDPDGGMHHLFSGLLPKQIFAPRPTCRFDAEYDPASLEEARAVFEQHAHEIAAIIIEPIVQGAGGMWFYHPEYLHGLRELADEHGVLLILDEIATGFGRTGKLFACQWADIVPDIMCVGKALSGGYMTLAATLATDKVARTISADGGVLMHGPTFMGNPLACAVAKTSLDLLNRNEWQEQVSNIEGWLDESLSPCRELADVSDVRVLGAIGVVELTDPSNMPKLQEFFIEQGVWIRPFGKLLYVMPPYIVSRDDVAKLGNAIYHAIQSGHHLEVQ, encoded by the coding sequence ATGATGCGCGGCTTCTTCATAACCGGCACTGACACCGGCGTAGGCAAGACCAGAGTCACAGCGGCTCTCCTCCGAGCCATGCTCGATGCGGGCAAAAAGGCCCTCGCCATCAAAGCGGTCCAGACCGGCTGCCTCGAAACCGAGGAAGGCCTGTGTGCCGAAGACGTGGATGTATACGCCCGCTTCACACGTGACCATTTCCCGGACGGCTATCCCGATGCCTGCTGCAAAAAATTCGTCCCGGCCTGCTCGCCGCATCTGGCGGCCAAGCTGGCAAACGATGTCATCGATCTGGACGAGCTGGTGAAGGGGATTCGTTCCAAGGGAGACGGCTACGACGTGGCACTGGTGGAAGGTGCCGGCGGCGCAGCTGTGCCACTCAATGACACTGAGACCTCACTGGACCTGATGCAACGCCTCGGCCTACCGGTCATCATCGTGGCCGACAACAAGCTGGGCATGATCAACCACACCCTCATGACTGTGGAGATGGTGCGCAACCGTGGCCTGAAAGTGGCGGGCGTGGTCATTAACAACACCACACGTCCCGACGAGGAAGACGAATTTCTGCGGGAGGACAACGTCAAGACCATCACCGAGCATGGTGACGTTCCCATTTTGGCAGACATCCAGTTTCTTGGCGACCAGACCTACCCCAAGCATCGACTGCTCAACCGCATGGTGCGCGCTCTGGAATCCCTGTGCACCGGCCCGGTGGCCTCATCCGATGACATTGATTTCGACCGCGACCATCTGTGGCACCCATACACTTCAGCCACCAACCCGTTGGTTACCACCAAGGTCAAATCCGCCCATGGCACCCGACTGGTGCTGGAGGACGGCACCGAATTGATGGACGGCATGGCCTCTTGGTGGTGCGCCATTCACGGCTACAACCACCCGGAACTCAACCGGACTGCGCGGGAACAGATCGGACGCATGTCCCACGTCATGTTCGGCGGCCTGACGCACGATCCTGCCGTAGAGCTGGGCCGCAGTCTTATCGGCATGGCTCCGGATGGGCTGGATCACTGTTTCCTTGCTGACTCCGGTTCCGTGAGCGTGGAGGTGGCCATCAAGATGGCCCTGCAATACATGCAGACCTCCGGCCAGACCGAGCGTACCCGACTCTTCACCGTACGCGGCGGCTACCACGGCGACACTTGTGGCTGCATGTCCGTGTGCGACCCCGACGGCGGCATGCATCATCTTTTCTCAGGGCTCCTGCCCAAGCAAATTTTCGCGCCGCGGCCGACCTGCCGCTTTGACGCAGAGTATGATCCGGCGAGCCTTGAAGAGGCACGAGCCGTCTTCGAGCAACACGCCCATGAGATTGCCGCCATCATCATCGAGCCCATCGTACAGGGCGCTGGCGGGATGTGGTTTTATCACCCCGAATATCTGCACGGTCTGCGCGAGTTGGCCGACGAGCACGGCGTACTCCTGATACTGGACGAGATCGCCACGGGCTTCGGCCGCACTGGCAAGCTGTTCGCCTGCCAATGGGCAGATATCGTCCCGGACATCATGTGCGTAGGCAAGGCGCTCTCCGGCGGTTACATGACGCTGGCAGCCACCCTCGCCACGGACAAGGTGGCGCGCACCATCTCCGCTGACGGCGGCGTACTCATGCACGGCCCGACATTCATGGGCAACCCGCTGGCATGCGCCGTAGCCAAGACCAGTCTTGATCTGCTCAACCGCAACGAGTGGCAAGAACAGGTCTCAAACATCGAAGGGTGGCTAGACGAGAGCCTGTCACCCTGTCGAGAATTGGCAGACGTCAGCGATGTTCGCGTCCTCGGCGCCATCGGCGTGGTTGAACTGACTGATCCGAGCAACATGCCGAAGCTCCAGGAGTTCTTCATTGAGCAAGGCGTATGGATTCGCCCGTTCGGGAAGCTTCTCTATGTAATGCCACCCTATATTGTCAGCCGCGACGACGTTGCGAAGCTCGGCAACGCCATATACCACGCCATTCAGTCAGGACACCATCTCGAAGTGCAATAG
- a CDS encoding trehalose-6-phosphate synthase: MTSGQQRLVVVSNRLPAALKQENGEWTVKAGAGGLVTALAPVLKNRGGVWIGWSGSSDPTLDVDSLLSDFSSKAGYDLYTVPLTKEEVDGYYFGFSNEIIWPLFHDLQTRCRFHPKYWRMYLDVNFKFAEIVARRTTPDDYIWIQDYHLMHQAFFLKSMGVKRQIGFFLHIPFPPPDIFMKLPWRWKVIQALTEFDLVGFQTMQDRRNFLECLRRLMPEAKSEGRGPVITVKVGNREFRLGAFPISIDFNQFSEMAQREEVGQMSFRIKEALRHRKIILGVDRLDYTKGIPERIRSIQTLLRRYPDLKGRVNFVQIAVPSREEVDEYKELRTEIEQLVGRVNGEFSFPGWVPVHYHYKSFPHEELVAYYSAADIALVTPLRDGMNLVAKEYCAANASGDGVLVLSEFAGAAAQMQKYAYLVNPYDMEGIAKALHRAFHWDKEERSRHMTALRDQVRTNNIYWWVDSFLRAGIAKSLDDFPEVETLKFERG, translated from the coding sequence ATGACGTCCGGGCAGCAGAGATTGGTGGTGGTTTCAAACAGGCTTCCGGCTGCACTCAAGCAGGAGAATGGGGAGTGGACAGTCAAGGCGGGCGCAGGCGGGCTGGTGACGGCGCTGGCGCCAGTGCTGAAAAACCGCGGCGGTGTCTGGATCGGTTGGTCCGGATCGTCCGACCCGACACTTGATGTGGACAGTTTGCTGTCAGATTTTTCGTCCAAGGCAGGGTATGACCTGTATACCGTCCCGCTGACCAAGGAAGAAGTGGACGGCTACTACTTTGGTTTTTCCAACGAAATCATCTGGCCCCTGTTCCATGATCTTCAGACCCGTTGTCGATTCCACCCCAAATACTGGCGCATGTATCTGGACGTGAATTTCAAGTTCGCGGAAATTGTGGCGCGCAGAACGACCCCTGATGACTACATCTGGATTCAGGATTACCACCTCATGCATCAGGCCTTCTTCCTGAAATCCATGGGCGTAAAACGGCAAATCGGATTCTTCCTGCACATTCCCTTCCCTCCACCGGATATTTTCATGAAGCTGCCGTGGCGCTGGAAAGTGATTCAGGCCCTGACCGAGTTTGATCTGGTGGGTTTTCAGACAATGCAGGATCGTCGAAATTTTCTGGAGTGCCTGCGTCGCCTCATGCCCGAGGCCAAGAGCGAAGGGCGCGGTCCTGTCATCACCGTGAAAGTGGGTAATCGTGAATTTCGACTCGGCGCATTCCCGATATCTATCGATTTCAACCAGTTTTCTGAAATGGCTCAGCGAGAGGAAGTGGGCCAAATGTCCTTCCGCATCAAAGAGGCCCTACGACATCGCAAGATCATCCTCGGTGTTGACCGACTGGACTACACCAAGGGAATCCCTGAACGTATTCGCTCCATCCAGACGCTTCTGCGCCGTTACCCGGACCTGAAAGGACGAGTGAATTTCGTGCAGATCGCAGTCCCAAGCCGCGAGGAAGTCGACGAGTACAAGGAACTGCGCACCGAGATCGAGCAGCTGGTAGGTCGCGTGAACGGCGAGTTCTCCTTCCCCGGGTGGGTGCCTGTCCACTATCACTACAAGAGCTTTCCGCACGAGGAGTTGGTGGCGTACTATTCCGCCGCAGATATTGCCTTGGTCACCCCTTTGCGCGACGGCATGAATCTTGTGGCCAAGGAATACTGCGCAGCCAATGCGAGCGGCGACGGTGTGCTGGTGCTCAGTGAGTTTGCCGGGGCCGCCGCCCAGATGCAGAAGTACGCTTACCTCGTGAACCCCTACGACATGGAAGGGATCGCCAAGGCGCTGCACCGTGCCTTCCACTGGGACAAGGAAGAGCGTTCTCGCCATATGACAGCCTTGCGCGATCAGGTTCGCACCAATAACATTTATTGGTGGGTTGATTCTTTCCTCAGGGCGGGTATCGCCAAGAGTCTGGATGATTTCCCTGAGGTAGAGACCCTCAAATTCGAACGGGGATAA
- a CDS encoding DUF1318 domain-containing protein — protein sequence MRSLPVIIALCMLVTAVAAQADDLKERMTKRKPTIDAMLADGTLGENNIGLLEYRGKELHLAIIKQENEDRLKLYKALGKRMDKTFTEVGILKARKIAKEAPIGTWLQNERGHWYRK from the coding sequence ATGCGTTCCCTGCCCGTCATAATCGCCCTCTGCATGCTCGTAACGGCAGTTGCGGCCCAGGCTGACGATCTCAAGGAACGCATGACCAAGCGGAAGCCGACCATTGATGCCATGTTGGCCGACGGCACGCTCGGCGAGAACAACATTGGCCTGCTTGAGTACAGGGGCAAGGAGTTGCATCTGGCAATCATCAAGCAGGAGAATGAGGATCGCCTCAAGCTCTACAAGGCCCTCGGCAAGCGCATGGACAAGACATTCACCGAGGTCGGGATACTCAAGGCGCGCAAGATCGCCAAAGAAGCCCCTATCGGTACATGGTTGCAGAACGAGCGCGGGCACTGGTACAGGAAATAG
- a CDS encoding sensor domain-containing diguanylate cyclase, producing the protein MDMNWFMSEDFDPYLLQRLFYFERYAWLSLSPDMTAVISLDGQFEDVNTQWEACTGISREDLQGNYLMEHIHFDDRERALADLQRLITSDIGSTTFSFRFLCKDDSYIKLNWNVIFSPDHNAYFCTVHDPNRNKDIDQLAYRDVLTGLSNRLALEENLPAVLTDAQDTDSTVAVIFIDLDGFKEVNDSLGHKAGDTLLVRAAKRMNHVVEDNGTPYRQGGDEFIVVLPNTDRGRAAGTAGQLVERLRSQYVIEGSRVSTGASIGIALYPKDGETMADILDAADKAMYQVKREGKNNFAFYESDLDN; encoded by the coding sequence ATGGATATGAACTGGTTTATGAGCGAGGACTTTGATCCCTATCTACTGCAGCGACTTTTCTATTTCGAGCGCTATGCATGGCTATCTCTGTCGCCTGACATGACTGCGGTCATTTCTCTGGACGGACAGTTCGAAGACGTGAACACCCAGTGGGAAGCCTGCACCGGCATTTCGCGTGAAGATTTGCAGGGTAATTACCTCATGGAGCATATCCATTTCGACGACCGGGAACGAGCCCTTGCCGACCTGCAACGACTCATTACCTCGGACATCGGCTCCACCACGTTTTCCTTCCGTTTCCTGTGCAAGGATGACTCCTACATCAAGCTCAACTGGAACGTGATCTTTTCGCCGGACCACAACGCCTATTTCTGTACAGTCCACGATCCCAACCGGAACAAGGACATCGACCAGCTTGCCTACCGCGATGTCCTCACCGGGCTCAGCAACCGGCTTGCACTGGAAGAAAACCTTCCCGCAGTGTTGACCGATGCGCAGGACACCGACTCAACCGTAGCCGTAATTTTCATCGATCTGGACGGATTCAAGGAAGTCAACGACAGTCTCGGCCACAAGGCAGGAGACACCCTGCTGGTCCGTGCTGCCAAGCGCATGAATCATGTGGTGGAAGACAACGGCACACCTTACCGTCAGGGCGGCGATGAATTCATCGTGGTTTTGCCCAACACCGACCGCGGCAGAGCTGCTGGTACGGCGGGACAACTGGTGGAACGACTGCGCTCTCAGTACGTCATTGAGGGCAGCCGCGTGAGCACCGGAGCATCTATTGGCATCGCCCTCTATCCCAAGGACGGCGAGACCATGGCCGACATCCTCGATGCGGCGGACAAGGCCATGTATCAGGTCAAACGCGAGGGTAAGAATAACTTCGCGTTCTACGAGTCTGACCTCGACAACTAA